The Rhipicephalus sanguineus isolate Rsan-2018 chromosome 4, BIME_Rsan_1.4, whole genome shotgun sequence DNA window gttacggacaccggcggcggcggcggacaactacggcgccaaaaatggccgttgaagtgatctcataacagctttcgctgtaaaaccttcTCCCGCAACAACTATTATCCCTgcgtcgggacggctaccctacccggcctggtcaagcgagtttagcgacaatgacgctgaacgaggggaaggggtGGGAGGGGTAGagcttgaagaagacaaaaaaaatgcaaattctcccttcttgaaagcacggctcagcctccaacaatggtgtgcgttcccccccagcatgtcgtctatgggcatgccgtttgagaaatgcgttcgtcgaattttcaatgcatcgcttgttgcaacgtgtcgctacatgaagactttgcgtacaccacgttggagcagCATTTTTTTCGTATTTCACATGCAATAATAATATTTTTAATGCGACTGCTTCTAAAAGCGACTAGGAAGCAATCGTTGAACGAGATCTTTACTTGAGAGAGATGGGCATGATACAAAAAGGACGGCGACGAAGTGCAAACACAAGCTGACAAACACATATTTCTCAGTTCGTTAAATATTGTCAGTGGACTAGTtagtttggaagcattcaaatgAAAagacgtgtcttcacttcgcccggtttTTTGTGTGACGTATCTATTTTTTAATGTAGTGAACCAGCTAGCTCATCAACACGCGTTcttgagctttttactattttcacaaAGTAAAATGTGACatactgaagcaaatgcgcttgttacggtTGAACACAACAGGTGCGTGTGTAAATACGTGTACACACCCACATATGAAACTATCCGTGTAGTTTATGAGCACTCGAGCCACACAGTCAGCGGCTAAAAGGATGTAAAGGACATAGCGCtataaatattgccacgcccgcttcttgttttattttgatgtattcaggtttgacctgcaaggacggttatcaacgctcgacgctgaccacaccgcagtgttcgagaagttttGTGATTGTAGGAGATCGCTTTTTTAAAAttgcgcgccggacgcgaatagtctagctTATTCCGGAGCTTCCGCGACCACTAGttataagactggaaagttcgatgcgtgatgtatatgAAGAGACAAAAGCATTCGGTAAAGAACTTAAAAGGCTTTAATGCGGTAGGAAACTCATGCTTGACCTGCTGGTCAAACGGGCAAAGCAGAATCCGTCTCGAGGCATGGAGCCGCGCGTTAATATGGCAGCTTCTTCTTCGGAAGTTGCAACAACCTGCCCCGCGCAAAGCAAAGTTCATGAAAGCTGGTGAACATCCAAAGGGTAAAGCAACTTGGTAGGTCGTTGCAGATGCGTTCCGTGTGCAAGTCTGATAGCACATGACCTTATGTTTTCATCGCGACCAGCGTGGACTTGGGTCATTCTAGCTAGCTTCCACAGTTGGCGCGTTTGTAGGCTGTCTTCAAGAAGTACGAAGTCCCCAATGTATACTTCCGCAGTTGGCTTGTGCTGACGGAATGATCGCAATTCTTGAAGGTATTCTTTTGCCCATCGTTGCCAAAAATCTTCTAGATTGCTCTGTCTGTGCTTCCATAATTGGTCCAGTTGGTTTGGTGACACTGGGGGCAGCTCTGACGACTTCGGGCTTGGAATCAGGACCAGGGGTTTTCCTGTGATGAAGTGCGCCGGTGTGAGGGGTTCCGGATTTCGAACGTCACTGTAAACGTACGTGATTGGTCTGGAGTTCAGCATGGCCTAAACTTCCGTTAGAGTCGTGACCAGCTCTTCTTTCGTGAGGCTATGCTGTCCGACGCTTTTCTTCAAGGCTAGCTTGACGGATCTGAGTAGACGTTCatagaatcccccccccccccaaggtgcTCGCTCGACGATAAACTTCCATTCAATCTGGCTGTTTGCAAAGGTATTCGCGACTTCTTACCGTATGCTTTTCCAGAGGTTGAGCAGTTTTTTCTTGCTTCGTTTGAACGTGAGAGCGTTGTTGTAGTATACGGTCGCAGGAAATCCTCTTCGGGACACGAAGCGGTGACAGGCGTGCAGAAAGCTGGAAGCAGACATGTCTTCAACCAGTTCGGGATGAATAGCTCTGACGACCGCGCAGGTGAAGAGTGCTATGTACACTTTCTTGAACGATCGCGTGACCTTGACAACTACCGGTCCTGCGAAGTCAATCCCCATAAGTTGAAATGGTTCTGCTGCATATACTCTGTCGGGAGGTAAAGGAGCGGTTTGTCCCTGAAATGATTTTGCCTGTTGACGACGACACACTGCGCATTCCTTGATGACATTCTTGACAAGCTGTCGTGCTTGCAGAATGCAAAACTGTTCCCGTAAGTCGACGAGCGTGTCTCGTGCACCAGCGTGGAGGAGTTTGCGATGGTGCTGAGAAAATATGAGTTTCGATTAACCATGTTGTTTCGGAAGAATGACCGGGTGTCGCTCGGAATAAGGTTTTTGACTGCAGTGAAGACGTCCTGTCACGCATAACATTACGGTGTCGTCTAGGAAAGTCCCGGTATTGCGCAGAGGTGACGTCAGGGAGGGCTGCTCGCCTCTTCGAATTGCCCTTATCTCTCCTGAAAAGGCTTCTGCTTGGACTTGGCGCATCTAGTACATCTCAGCGTTTGTTATTTCTTGGGATGTGAGAAATCCTGTTGCACTGCTGTCATGCTTTAGTTTGTTGACGAATCGCAAGACCCAGGCAGTTTTCCGGTGTAAACGAGTGATGAAACTAATTAGCGACATGAATAATCTGTTTCGCTAACTGGGATGTCGTAGTCAGTGTATTCAGTGCTTCGTGCACTTCTATGTGGCATGGTTGTCTGTGCTCTTTGTCGATAGGTCCGAAATTATTCCAACTTGCTGTAGCCAGTATTCGGTGCCTTTAAGTAACCACGAAGGTCCATGGCACCACAATTCTGACGATACGAGCTGCTCAGCATTTGATCCTCTAGTGATCATATCTGCAGGGTGTTCCTTCCCTGGACAATGGTTCCACCACTTTATGTTTGTAGCAGCTTGAATCTCGTCCACTCGATATCGTACGaattgtttccaacgatggctgtcgCCTTTTATCCAATGAAGCACTGTCATAGAGTCTGTCCGCAGGTACACGCTGTTGAAGGAGTTAGGGATGGACCGATTGACGTGCTCGTACAGCCTTGGTGCGATTAAGCAAGCAAGAAGCTCTAATCTGACCAGGGTTAATTCTTTGATTGGGGCTATGCGAGCCTTGAAAAAGATGATTGGGCAATAAGATCCTTCGTGATTATCGAAGGTGCACAGGTAGGCGACTGCACCGTAAGCGGGCTTGCATCAGCAAGCACGTGAAGCGTGCTGTTAACCTGTGGTGCCAAATCGTGCAGGTAGAACCGAGGTAGCTCGATTCCGCAGAGAATAGGGAGCTCATCCCACCACATTTTCCATTCATTCAGGAGTGAAGGCGGAAGAGCAGCGTTCCACTCGACGTTGAGCTTCCAGATGCGCTGAAAGCATATCTTGGCTCTGATAGTGAACGGGGTTAGATATCCTAGTGGGTCGTACAGTCTGGCGGTTGCTTGCAGTATAAAGCGCTTCGTGTCAATTCTGGATTTAACAAAGTCGAGGACGGGTCCAGCGGAAAATGATAGGTTGTCGGTATCGGGATGCCAAACCAACCCAAGAACCTTGAAAACACGCAGTGGTTCGCTGACGGGAAGCTCTAAACAACCTTGCTTCAACTGCACGTGCTTGAGAACAGCTAGTTCGCTTGATGCCCATTTATGAAGTTTCATGGCAGCGGCAGCAAATATTTTCCTTATTTCTGCACAGAGCTTGATAGCGTCGTCGACGTTGCCGGCTCCAGTGATTATATCGTCAACATAGATGCAATCTTGCAGCTTTGCGACAGTAGCAGGGTACTCAGTGGACATCTTGTCTAAATGATACCGAATAGTTGCCGCAAGAAGAAACGGGCTTGAAGTCGTGCCGAAGGGTACCCGTGTCATCCGAAAAGTGATCAGCCTTGGGAGCGACTCGTTAGGCACGACAAGTTTCTCATACCACAGGTATCGATCGCAAGGCATCTCTATCGTCTTCTTTGATCAAAATTTGCAGAAATGCCTTTTCAATGTCGGCTACTAGAGCGATGCGGTGGAGATGAAAGCTTAACAGTAGGCTAACTAGATCGGCGTTCAGGTTGGGCCCACTGTAGAGGCTGTCGTTGAGCGAAATGTGCTCTTTTGCATGTGAAGAAGCATCGAAGACGACACGCGTCTTTGTTGACCGGTCTTCTTTGATCACGGCGTGGTGAGGCATATAATATATTGGGCATTTTGCGATTGCCGTGTCGTCGACCACTTCGGCCATATCGTCGTTGGCGTACTTGGAGATGGCCGCGTGATACGTTGTCAATAACTGAGAGTTTCGAAGAAGCCTCCTTGTCATCTGACTTAGCCGCCTTTGTGCTGCGGCCTTGTTGTCATCGCGTAGAATATCCGTCTTCCACGGAAGTCTTACTTCGTAGCGACCATTGACTTGGTTGACGGTCTCCTTAAAATATGTGAGAACACGATCGTCCTCGTTCTGTGGTGATTTCAATCCCACGGAGTCAACGTTCCAAAATATTTCTATTGCGTAGTGCATAGGGCCAGATTGTACGTTCAAACCATGGCTTCCGTGCACAGCTCTGTCAAATGGGTTGTCGCTGGTCCGTGAACTGTCGCGCCAAAAACTGCTTCCACTGCCCTTAAACCTTGGTTTAAGGACTGTGTTTGGCCTGTCACAAGTTCCCAGTAGTGGTCGGCTCCCATTAGAAGCTCTACTGACGTCTCGTTAACGCGATTGGCTGGCAAGTCGAAACCAACAATTATAAGGCCGTAGTTTAAAATTTCTTTCAGTTCGCTACCTTGAAGTACTGGAACCGGTTGATTGCAAATCATCTCAATGACAAGTGCATGTGTGCTGTATCTTGAGACTTCGTTTGTGCCCTGGAGGTGCAGCGTAACCTTTCGAAAGCTTCGCTTATTGTTATGGCCGCCGAAGGAAGGATCCCACTCACAAATTTTCGTGGCCTGTCGTTTTGCACTTGAGTCGTTTCGCAAGCCGGCTTGTCACGAACGTTCTCTGACTTCCACCGTCAAAAAGAATGCGCGCGACAGCACTTGTCCGACCGGAACACAGATGTACGATCGCTGTTTGAAGGTAAATCAGTCGTTGATGTGGCTGCACTCTCAGAATTGGAACCCACGACGCTTGGCTCGCATATGGTCGTCGGGTGTCGTCAATGGCATTTAAGGCAGTTGACCTTTCTGTGGCAATCCTTCGCCAGATGAGATTTCATTGTACATCTGAAGCAGCGCCCATTTTGCTGAAGCTTGGTCTTGTCTGTGATGGTAAGCACGGCTTTCCAATGTTCGGTAGCATGTTCGTCGCTGTTACAGAAGAAACAGACAGTTCTTGAGGGGGTACTCTGAAGTGTGTGCTATTTGTTTCGACATGCTCTATTTGAACAGGTTCTCGTATGATCTGCTTGCTTCAGTTTGTTTAGCTCCCATGTTTGGGTCGGTTTGAACGCTGCAGGACTCGCAGCGTTCTCGTGCTTCCACTTCTCTGTTGATGAAGTCAAGCAGAGATCGTAGGCTGCTCTGCGATGCGGAAGACGTCTGCTTACCTACTGCGTCGTTTCCGCTAGACGACGGGTGTTCGTTGATTTGTTCGCCACGCCGGTAGTACTCGAGTACCAGCTCTCGTGGTAGACTTCGCAGGATGATCGGTTGTAGAACGGTTGAGAACGACTCCTCTGTAATCTTCAATGCCTGGAGACCACCAATATTAGCCTCAATGTCGTCATACAAGGGACGCAATCCGCGTACATCTGCTGTTGAAGGATTGGGTTGCGAGTCGATGAGGTGCTCGACGTGGTCTTTGACGATGATGTCTTCCTTAGCgaatcgagcagtgaggatggcCCGTGCATCTTGATGACGCCTCGAACTTGCAGACAGTCCGgcgatagcagcagcagcggGGCCTGTCAGCGATGATTGCAAATAGGCAAACTTGTCTACATCCGTCAAAGCCGGGTTCTTGTGGACTACGGTTTGAAACTGTTCCCAAAATGGAGGCCAGTTGCGAGGCGTTCCCTTATACTTCAAAAGTTCCAGGCGAGGAAGCCTTATGCTGTGACTAGAAGTCGGTGTATCCGCCGCGGTAGAGTTTAGGTTTGGCGGTGCAGGTTCTTCCGATGGCTGCAACTGCAGAATCCGGTACTTCAGTTTGGACAAGTAACTAGCACCCTTGTCTATGTACTCGGCAACATGAAGAAATTCTTGCTCAATGTCGCTGCCTCTTAAATACGGCGCTATCTCCCGATCAATAGATTTCAGCTCGCCGGTGATACCGTCCAACCGGTCCGCGAGTACCTGAAGATCATGCAAGCTTGCTCTGTCATTTGAAACAGCCGCCTCGATTTCATTTACTAGCTTCTTTAAAAGGTTGCGATGAGCTTTGTGCTTGCCTTTAGGCGAGTCCATGACGGCAGTCGGTTGAGTCGTGGCAGCCTGGACGATTGGCCGGTCGAGATGGTAATCAGACGCTTGTCTGCCCTCGGTTGCTGTAGATGCCGTCGTTCGATGGCTCCCGGCGGGTTTCGGCACCCTTTTGAAGAGACAAACGCCTTCGGTAAAGAATTTAAAAGGTTTTAATGTGGTAGAAAACTCATGCTTGACCTGCTGGTCAAACTGGCAAAGCAGAATCTGTCTCGAGGCATGGAGCCGCGCGTGAATATGGCAACTTCTTCTTCGGAAGTTGCAAcagtataaaagacggcgcgtcccagccatcaGTAGTTCATCGATGGccaacgccctgttcgccgctatcagtgtacagcgtgtattgctatagttcgactttcatttcccggccacaagctcggccaaataaacagtttcatcttgaacacgccgactgctgccttcgtcgacgtgacgaccacgtgacatctggtggaggtgcagcTCATTCAAGTACCGGACGCCCCGCCAAGCTGTGAACCCAGCCCACTTCGCAAtcaagacaccgacaccatcagcgacagtcaAGCCAGCCGCAGACTAAAGGGACTACCTCCCCCCCACCCAATACGGACCCATACCGGACAAGcctagagccacggcgacgaagaaaaCAAGCACAATGACTGCCGCAGTAtcccctgcagcgatagtgatacagccgcccagggagccacCCATattccgtggttcaccatgtgaagaccccgagagacgtttgaaagggtctcgacatttgACAACTAGAActccgacgacaacctgcgccacgtgtgctttcacctggaagacgcagcaaggacctggtacgagaatcgggagtccgcaCTCCGTACCTCGGACCTCTTTTGCGCCAATTTTTTGGTGGCGTTCatgagcgtcgtccgaaaggaaagggccgtggccttgttggagacacaGGCGCAACACCCGAAAGAAAATgtggccatcttcacggaagaaatgaaccgactgcGAGGAGTCCggcaggaactcttcgctgggctgatgagTAACCCACGcaagaccgtccaggaattcctgacgaaagcaacagcgatcgagaagacgctggaaatgtgTACGAGGCAATACAACAGCCACATTCCTAAGACGACCTACGGCGAGGTTCAGGCGCCGCAATCTGATGACCGTTATGACACCATCAGAGCCATCGTGCGGGAGGacctgcgtaaattgttgccctcttcccagcctcaagtggacccgatcgtccatatcgtacgccaggaaatccagaaATTTCTGGGAGCAACTGAACCAGCGCAGCGTGAGCCACAAGATATGAGCTACGCGTCCGCAGCCCACCGTAACGCGCCCCCTCACCGCCGACATCAAGACGCTGCACCACCGGAATCCCGCCGCCGGATACCACCGCCGCCACCCCCAACGTCCTACCGCCGGCCAGCaagccagcgatacacgccgaggaataccgacgtttggcgcaccccagACCACCGCCCattctgctaccattgcggagaagctggccacacctaccgacggtgccagtaccgacagatgggattgcgtgggttcgccactgacgcgccgcgtccacaggggggtgaacgaccacgcgacattgccgactacctcgcaggagcgcagtggacacccctacaaccttcccgttcgccatcaccaggccgctacgtctctgcCCAACGCCGACCGTACATTGGCCCAACCctgggccggtcacctagcccgtatccggaaaactaaggccagcaaccgatggaggtccggttgctgtacgacgaaataccaaAGATCtggcttagcaatacgttttgttgggggAAGAGCGCCTTGAATGGCCGCCAGAAAAGAGCGCCTTGaatcgcaagaggtatagccgagctgcgcggtggcaaagcaaaggtagtgctgaccaACTTCAGCCACGAATGTAGGCACCttaacattggtacgacggtcgcctgcattgacgaattcgtggacgccagccaTAGAAATACCGAaaatcctccgccgccgacgacgacgccacaaCGAAACCTTCAAGACACGATGCGAACAAGagagagccctgacgacgaaacctcgcggaccgaagtagtcctgacaacgcaacggggaagcagcggaacaaaccgacgtagccgtgccCCGACGCCACGACTTAACTGTAACGCGacacgacgaactagcgacctcgacaatcgtatcgacggccacagcgtcaccgctctcgtcgacgccggggccgactattctgtcatcagtggaccgttcgccaagAAGCTGatgaaagttaggacagcctgggaagaaCCCACATCCGGagagctggaggtcatctagcgacgccggagggaatctgcacagcgagactcaccattaacaatcggatttatcccgcaaacttcgtagtcctgcagcgctgctcgagagatgtcatccttcgTATAGACTTCTTATGctttcatggtgcagtcatctaTCTGAGATCTAAGTCGATAACCctgtccacagaaaaagcactaccgccgtacacgccacCAGGAAAGAGCGCCTTGAATCGCAAGAGGTATAGACGAGCTGCGCGGTGGCAAAGCAAAGgcagtgctgacaaacttcagccacgaatgtatgcacctcaacattggtacgacggtcgcctgcaTTGACGAATTCATGGACGCCAGccatgctttcgccctcttcgatgctaccgaacctgcttcgcaGGATCGAGGTCTCCAAACAGATTTTGACGTGAACTCGAGCCTCCCGAAACACAAGTAAGAACAGCTTAAAGCCCTACTCCTGcagttcaaggactgcttcttgtcgtcgtcaagaattcgacagaccccagtcgtgAAACATCGCATCGCAACAGAACAAGGTGCTCGGCCAATCCTTCAGAGCCCGTACCGAATtacgacgcgagaacgcgaggccgttaaaaaacacgtcgacgaaatgctacgcgacgacatcatccagccgtcgaagagtccgtcggcatcccccgtggtgcttgtgaagaagaaggatgggactctgcgtttttgcgtcgattatcgtcgcctgaacaaagtcatgaagaaagacgtgtatccccttccccatATAGACGACggcctggatcgattacacaacgcaaagtacatttcgtcgatggacctcaagaccggttacccgcaaatagaagtcgacgagagagaccgagaaaagactgtctttataacgccagacggcctgtttgagttcagggtcatgccctttggtctttgctcggcacctgcgacttgttaacgggttatggatacagtactggccggcttgaagtggcagacgtgcctcgtgtacttgaacGACggcgttgtgttttcctcaaacttcgacgaacaccttcggtgcCTTGACGCTGCCCTAGTAGCACAAATCGTTGCCTTAACATTGAGTCAACATTACCTTTGAGGTTGCCTCAGCGCGGCTAGTGTCCTACTCTTGGAGCGTTTCCTCAACATACACAACTGCAACATTGCTGCATCGTTTCTAAAACATTGCTGCAACTTTTAATCTACATGGTAGCAACATGTGCTACATATTCACTCAACGTTCACACAACAATTGGCAACACATCCGTATGTGATATGAATTCATTAATGAGACTGCATATTAACATAAAATAATTAAATCCTAAAGTTTTACGGGCCACAACAACCATATAATTATGATGCGCGCAATTGCGGGGGGCTCCAGGTTAATTTTCACAATCTGGCATTCTTTAGCAAGCAGACAGGCATTTCTGTATTTCGCCTTCATCAACAGGCAGCTGCCGCAGCCAGTAGCATCACACCTCACTATGTCGTGCTCCACAGGAGATCGCCTTAGCCAACTGAGCCACTGTGGCAGCTTAATATCATATAACTGAACAAGGTTCTTAATATCAGCAAACCACAACTACATTTTGTCTTAAAACACAAGTCATGTCAAGTAAAGAGATTTCTTTACCCTGTTGGAATGACTATCATACATGCGTACATGTTAGAAGTCTGAGGAGTATTATACTGACCACACAGACTACACTCATATAGACATCCAATTTAGCCCAGAGCACTACAATGAAAGTGCAGCCATCCCGCCACACTTAACAAAGGAAACGAGAAAAGGTGTAAAAATATTTATTCCTGAACACAATGACAGTAGCATTTTAGGTTACTTACAGTACTTTGTTTTGTGACAAGAAACAATCACAGGACTGAAAACAGCATGAAGCGCTTAGCAACAGCTTTTGGAGGTGCTTATACAACTTTAAAGCAAGAGTTGTCCATTTTAAGCCAGCGTTTAGATGAGGTAGATACAAGAGTATTGGTCAAATATGGGCAGGCTGAGAGAATAAAGCAGCCGAGACCATTTTCTGACATTGTAAAACAAGCTTTGTCTTCAAGCAATAAACAAGAAAATCTCATTAATGCAACACTGATATGCCAATGACAAAAAAGAGCACTTACAAAAACAACGTGAAGCAATAAAAACTTTCCAATAACTTTTTGAAAAATGAGAACACTCTCATAAAAACAGAGTGTGCCCCAAAACTGCCATTTG harbors:
- the LOC119391933 gene encoding uncharacterized protein LOC119391933, with the translated sequence MDSPKGKHKAHRNLLKKLVNEIEAAVSNDRASLHDLQVLADRLDGITGELKSIDREIAPYLRGSDIEQEFLHVAEYIDKGASYLSKLKYRILQLQPSEEPAPPNLNSTAADTPTSSHSIRLPRLELLKYKGTPRNWPPFWEQFQTVVHKNPALTDVDKFAYLQSSLTGPAAAAIAGLSASSRRHQDARAILTARFAKEDIIVKDHVEHLIDSQPNPSTADVRGLRPLYDDIEANIGGLQALKITEESFSTVLQPIILRSLPRELVLEYYRRGEQINEHPSSSGNDAVGKQTSSASQSSLRSLLDFINREVEARERCESCSVQTDPNMGAKQTEASRSYENLFK